The following proteins are encoded in a genomic region of Desulfitobacterium chlororespirans DSM 11544:
- a CDS encoding DUF1540 domain-containing protein — translation MSIQLKCDAVNCVYNRSHLCSAEEIEVQGGETTGGDATFCGTFNSKSLGNFVSSLGNMNYSGTLKQAVSAEPIMDPKIRCNAVNCTYNDQRYCHADQVEIRNEVSHTAEETECQTFYPKMS, via the coding sequence ATGAGCATTCAGTTAAAATGTGATGCCGTCAATTGTGTGTATAACCGTAGTCATCTGTGTTCGGCTGAGGAGATCGAGGTGCAAGGAGGGGAGACCACGGGTGGAGACGCTACGTTTTGTGGAACCTTCAACTCGAAAAGCCTTGGTAACTTTGTCTCTTCTCTGGGAAATATGAATTACAGTGGAACCTTAAAGCAGGCGGTATCAGCGGAGCCGATCATGGATCCCAAGATTCGTTGCAATGCGGTGAACTGTACCTATAACGACCAGCGATACTGCCATGCTGACCAAGTTGAGATTCGCAATGAGGTTTCCCATACGGCAGAAGAAACAGAATGTCAAACGTTCTACCCTAAAATGAGTTAA